One segment of Streptomyces sp. TG1A-8 DNA contains the following:
- the nucS gene encoding endonuclease NucS yields the protein MRLVIARCSVDYAGRLTAHLPSAPRLILVKADGSVSIHADDRAYKPLNWMSPPCTLKEGADDGAGVWTVVNKAGEKLIITMEEILHDSSHELGVDPGLIKDGVEAHLQELLADRIETLGEGYTLIRREYMTAIGPVDILCRDADGGTVAVEIKRRGEIDGVEQLTRYLELLNRDPHLAPVRGVFAAQEIKPQARVLATDRGISCQILDYDALRGIEDDKLRLF from the coding sequence ATGCGTCTCGTCATTGCCCGGTGCTCGGTCGACTACGCCGGCCGGCTCACCGCCCACCTGCCCTCGGCGCCCCGCCTGATCCTGGTCAAGGCGGACGGCAGCGTCTCCATCCACGCCGACGACCGGGCCTACAAGCCCCTCAACTGGATGTCGCCGCCCTGCACGTTGAAGGAGGGCGCGGACGACGGGGCGGGGGTCTGGACGGTCGTCAACAAGGCGGGCGAGAAACTGATCATCACGATGGAGGAGATCCTCCACGACTCCTCGCACGAACTCGGCGTGGACCCCGGCCTGATCAAGGACGGCGTGGAAGCGCACCTGCAGGAGCTGCTCGCCGACCGGATCGAGACGCTGGGCGAGGGCTACACCCTGATCCGCCGCGAGTACATGACCGCGATCGGCCCCGTCGACATCCTGTGCCGGGACGCCGACGGCGGGACCGTCGCCGTCGAGATCAAGCGGCGCGGCGAGATCGACGGCGTCGAGCAGCTCACCCGCTACCTGGAGCTGCTGAACCGCGACCCGCACCTCGCCCCGGTCCGCGGCGTCTTCGCCGCCCAGGAGATCAAGCCGCAGGCCCGCGTCCTGGCCACCGACCGCGGCATCAGCTGCCAGATCCTCGACTACGACGCCCTGCGCGGCATCGAGGACGACAAGCTCCGCCTGTTCTGA
- a CDS encoding ATP-binding protein, whose translation MDPITPGPEQHGQAPSRRPPREPLTADFAPSSPAPARMVRLVSGDFLLTINPVDGSEIEPCPPGERPGRPRKLTAAERAGTERGSRPPVPPGPTRPTPALLERQDERERLVRLLARGRSVRLTGPGGSGRTALLDLVAEDCLDLAPDGVVRLTGFHRTAAELLHDLVHAVHDAPLHRPEPDELRDLARRAGAVVVVDDLGFGGAALDELLDATPECAYLFAATPDVPAPSADADVEEVFLGGLDRRAGVEILERAVGRVLTEEEANWAGDLWFESEGLPLRFVQAGALLRQRDQLRASTGAVDEYGVFENVRVSAEVSLPAAQPEDVPLPSLGEAAAPAPLLAARLSASARATLRFAVALGGEVPHQAHLPALVGDTHADAALGELADCGLVSPVGSRYRLAAGVQTQLEAAGYDADAPARARTAAQHYAWWAGHPSVTPERVCAEADAVLAALAVLVPGAAPQAGDGTGAEDADGCAVRLARTAAPAFAAGLHWGAWERALRFGAEASRLSGEVAEQAYFHHELGVLALCGGQLDRARAELEASIGLRGALADKPGTVAGRRALALVADRAGDVPGPLVRAGEEGPDAREGEPSPAGPPADHRPSGPVGDTLATHRLPVVPGARDGARRATRRNLVAAGSGALLVAVLGAVVTLGMTSQEDTGKNPAGKADARPSATQAPGDGSLGAVPEQGDGTGAATAGPLATPTNPGPDGTYGTADDPAPPATPSADPSGTKAPGGTDTSPTPSGPTPTKPTKPTKPTQSTSAPSKPTPSGSPSTAPPSSSAPVTPSTSPSTSTAPSTTDSAGGPTLTSTSPDTTRSGGAGTSGAGTVM comes from the coding sequence ATGGACCCGATCACGCCGGGACCCGAGCAGCACGGCCAGGCTCCGAGCCGACGCCCGCCCCGGGAACCCCTCACCGCCGATTTCGCGCCGAGCTCGCCCGCGCCCGCCCGCATGGTGCGGCTCGTCTCCGGCGACTTCCTGCTGACCATCAATCCCGTCGACGGCAGCGAGATAGAACCCTGCCCGCCGGGCGAACGGCCCGGCCGGCCCCGCAAACTCACCGCGGCCGAACGCGCCGGCACCGAGCGTGGCTCCCGCCCGCCCGTGCCGCCCGGCCCGACCCGGCCCACGCCCGCGCTCCTGGAACGCCAGGACGAACGCGAGCGCCTGGTGCGGCTGCTGGCCCGGGGCCGGTCCGTGCGCCTGACCGGCCCCGGTGGCTCCGGCCGCACCGCCCTGCTCGACCTCGTCGCCGAGGACTGCCTGGACCTCGCCCCCGACGGCGTGGTCCGCCTCACCGGCTTCCACCGCACCGCCGCCGAGCTGCTGCACGACCTCGTCCACGCCGTCCACGACGCCCCGCTGCACCGTCCGGAACCGGACGAACTGCGTGACCTGGCCAGGCGGGCGGGCGCGGTCGTGGTCGTGGACGACCTCGGGTTCGGCGGCGCCGCCCTGGACGAACTGCTCGACGCCACCCCCGAGTGCGCGTACCTGTTCGCCGCCACCCCGGACGTTCCGGCGCCCTCCGCGGACGCCGACGTCGAGGAGGTCTTCCTCGGCGGCCTGGACCGCAGGGCCGGCGTGGAGATCCTGGAGCGCGCGGTCGGCCGGGTCCTCACCGAGGAGGAGGCCAACTGGGCGGGCGACCTGTGGTTCGAGTCCGAGGGCCTGCCGCTGCGGTTCGTGCAGGCCGGCGCGCTGCTGCGGCAGCGCGACCAACTGCGCGCCAGCACCGGCGCGGTGGACGAGTACGGCGTTTTCGAGAACGTGCGCGTCTCCGCCGAGGTGTCCCTGCCGGCGGCACAGCCGGAGGACGTCCCGCTGCCGTCCCTGGGCGAGGCCGCCGCGCCCGCGCCGCTGCTCGCCGCCCGGCTCAGCGCCTCCGCCCGCGCCACCCTGCGGTTCGCCGTCGCGCTCGGCGGTGAGGTGCCGCACCAGGCGCACCTGCCCGCCCTCGTCGGCGACACCCACGCGGACGCCGCGCTCGGCGAACTCGCCGACTGCGGACTGGTCTCCCCGGTCGGCTCCCGCTACCGCCTCGCGGCCGGTGTGCAGACCCAGCTGGAGGCCGCCGGTTACGACGCCGACGCCCCCGCCCGGGCCCGCACCGCGGCCCAGCACTACGCCTGGTGGGCCGGGCACCCCTCGGTCACCCCCGAACGGGTGTGCGCCGAGGCCGACGCGGTGCTGGCGGCCCTCGCGGTGCTCGTGCCGGGCGCGGCGCCGCAGGCCGGGGACGGCACCGGGGCCGAGGACGCGGACGGCTGCGCGGTGCGGCTCGCCCGCACGGCCGCGCCCGCGTTCGCCGCCGGGCTGCACTGGGGCGCCTGGGAACGGGCGCTGCGCTTCGGCGCGGAGGCCTCCCGGCTGTCCGGCGAGGTGGCCGAACAGGCCTACTTCCACCACGAGCTGGGCGTCCTCGCGCTGTGCGGCGGGCAGCTCGACCGGGCCCGTGCCGAGCTGGAGGCCTCCATCGGGCTGCGCGGGGCGCTCGCCGACAAGCCGGGCACCGTGGCCGGGCGCCGCGCCCTGGCGCTGGTCGCCGACCGCGCGGGCGACGTCCCCGGGCCGTTGGTGCGGGCGGGCGAGGAGGGACCGGACGCGCGTGAGGGGGAGCCGTCGCCGGCCGGGCCGCCCGCGGACCACCGGCCGTCCGGCCCCGTCGGCGACACCCTCGCCACCCACCGGCTTCCGGTGGTGCCCGGGGCCAGGGACGGCGCACGCCGGGCGACCCGCCGCAACCTGGTCGCGGCCGGTTCCGGCGCGCTGCTCGTGGCCGTGCTGGGCGCGGTCGTGACCCTCGGCATGACGTCCCAGGAGGACACCGGCAAGAACCCGGCCGGCAAGGCCGACGCCCGTCCGTCCGCGACCCAGGCCCCGGGCGACGGCAGCCTGGGCGCGGTGCCGGAGCAGGGCGACGGCACGGGGGCCGCCACGGCCGGACCGCTCGCCACCCCGACCAACCCGGGCCCCGACGGCACGTACGGCACGGCGGACGACCCGGCCCCCCCGGCGACGCCTTCGGCGGACCCGTCGGGGACGAAGGCGCCGGGCGGCACGGACACGTCCCCCACGCCGTCCGGGCCCACGCCGACGAAGCCGACGAAGCCGACGAAGCCGACGCAGTCGACGTCGGCCCCCTCGAAGCCGACGCCCTCGGGCTCGCCGTCCACCGCGCCCCCGTCGAGCTCCGCCCCGGTCACTCCGTCCACGTCCCCGTCGACCAGCACCGCCCCGTCGACCACGGACTCCGCCGGCGGCCCGACGCTCACCTCCACGTCGCCGGACACCACGCGGAGCGGCGGAGCGGGGACCTCCGGGGCCGGCACGGTGATGTAG
- a CDS encoding STAS domain-containing protein yields MYIRGDHAELVVGGRLDVRSAADARTALHSAVDDGVGNLVLDLSELDSWDATGLGVIMGVHRRAGRCGRRLVLRGVPLQLQRLLVATRLHRILAIEGGIGVESLPRV; encoded by the coding sequence ATGTACATCAGGGGCGACCACGCCGAGCTGGTCGTCGGGGGCCGCCTCGACGTCCGCAGCGCGGCGGACGCCCGTACGGCCCTGCACTCGGCCGTCGACGACGGAGTCGGCAACCTGGTGCTGGACCTGTCCGAACTGGACTCCTGGGACGCCACCGGCCTCGGGGTGATCATGGGTGTCCACCGGCGGGCCGGCCGCTGCGGACGCCGCCTGGTGCTGCGGGGCGTACCGCTCCAGCTGCAGCGCCTGCTGGTGGCCACCCGGCTGCACCGCATCCTCGCCATCGAGGGCGGCATCGGCGTGGAGTCGCTGCCGCGGGTGTGA
- a CDS encoding 3-hydroxyacyl-CoA dehydrogenase family protein, whose product MARKLAVIGAGLMGSGIAQVAAQAGWEVVLRDVTDEALKRGTDGIKASYDKFVAKGRLEAHDADAALGRITATTDLDAAADADLVVEAVFEKLEVKHEIFRALDGLVREDTVLASNTSAIPITKIAAVTERPERVVGVHFFSPVPMMQLVELVRGYKTSDRALATAREFAESVGKTCIVVNRDVAGFVTTRLISALVVEAARLYESGVASAEDIDLACKLGFGHAMGPLATADLTGVDILLHATSNIYTESQDEKFAPPELMRRMVDAGDIGRKSGQGFYTY is encoded by the coding sequence GTGGCACGGAAGCTCGCCGTCATCGGGGCCGGTCTCATGGGGTCCGGCATCGCCCAGGTCGCCGCGCAGGCCGGCTGGGAGGTCGTCCTGCGGGACGTCACCGACGAGGCACTCAAGCGTGGCACCGACGGCATCAAGGCCTCGTACGACAAGTTCGTCGCCAAGGGCAGGCTGGAGGCGCACGACGCCGACGCGGCCCTCGGGCGCATCACCGCGACCACCGACCTGGACGCCGCCGCCGACGCCGACCTCGTCGTCGAGGCGGTCTTCGAGAAGCTGGAGGTCAAGCACGAGATCTTCCGCGCGCTCGACGGGCTCGTGCGCGAGGACACCGTGCTCGCCTCCAACACCTCCGCCATCCCGATCACCAAGATCGCGGCGGTCACCGAGCGGCCCGAGCGGGTCGTCGGCGTGCACTTCTTCTCGCCGGTGCCGATGATGCAGCTCGTCGAACTGGTCCGCGGCTACAAGACGAGCGACCGGGCCCTCGCCACCGCGCGGGAGTTCGCCGAGTCCGTCGGCAAGACCTGCATCGTCGTCAACCGGGACGTCGCCGGGTTCGTGACCACCCGGCTCATCTCCGCGCTCGTCGTGGAGGCCGCCAGGCTCTACGAGTCCGGTGTCGCGAGCGCCGAGGACATCGACCTCGCCTGCAAGCTGGGCTTCGGCCACGCCATGGGCCCGCTGGCCACCGCGGACCTGACCGGCGTGGACATCCTGCTGCACGCCACCAGCAACATCTACACCGAGTCCCAGGACGAGAAGTTCGCCCCGCCGGAGCTGATGCGCCGGATGGTGGACGCCGGTGACATCGGCCGCAAGAGCGGGCAGGGCTTCTACACGTACTGA
- a CDS encoding XRE family transcriptional regulator: MTLPPGTGQPPPPQAGGRRGRKPAPISEAAGLSHRAWLEPVRDFVFSSGLTLDDLVDRSGYSKTRISELLRGNGYYPAWEITFSVIRALGLPVQPMRRLWSAAAREAHKEPDWIRHCIRQVACEPETPPLAHRAFTETVRAPYTAYARTFLLTDDRVRWAVGETFDLLWLSWSTAVSSENLRRNAWRLLRSRVMARAGHREGRPDLRAAVFSTEEASGSVPDRLVVLTDLVDLFDAIARLPHDHMDVVVLRHLCGLDLEETIPYVTGLSPAIAHAVDHHARAALEDLLRPCSPRE; the protein is encoded by the coding sequence ATGACCCTGCCCCCTGGCACCGGCCAGCCGCCCCCGCCGCAGGCGGGCGGCAGGCGGGGACGCAAACCGGCCCCGATCTCCGAGGCGGCGGGCCTGTCGCACCGGGCCTGGCTGGAACCGGTGCGCGACTTCGTCTTCTCCAGCGGCCTGACCCTGGACGACCTCGTCGACCGCTCCGGCTACTCCAAGACCCGCATCAGCGAACTCCTGCGCGGCAACGGCTACTACCCCGCCTGGGAGATCACCTTCAGCGTGATACGCGCCCTGGGACTGCCCGTGCAGCCGATGCGCCGCCTGTGGAGCGCCGCGGCGCGCGAGGCCCACAAGGAGCCCGACTGGATCCGGCACTGCATCCGGCAGGTCGCGTGCGAGCCGGAGACCCCGCCCCTGGCCCACCGGGCCTTCACCGAGACCGTGCGCGCTCCCTACACCGCCTACGCGCGCACCTTCCTGCTGACCGACGACCGCGTCCGCTGGGCGGTGGGGGAGACCTTCGACCTGCTGTGGCTGTCCTGGAGCACGGCCGTCAGCAGCGAGAACCTGCGCCGCAACGCCTGGCGCCTGCTGCGCTCGCGCGTGATGGCGCGGGCCGGCCACCGCGAGGGCCGTCCCGACCTGCGCGCCGCGGTCTTCTCCACCGAGGAGGCCAGCGGCAGTGTGCCGGACCGCCTCGTCGTCCTGACCGACCTGGTGGACCTCTTCGACGCCATCGCCCGCCTCCCGCACGACCACATGGACGTCGTCGTGCTGCGCCACCTGTGCGGCCTCGACCTTGAGGAAACGATCCCCTACGTCACCGGCCTGAGCCCGGCCATCGCCCACGCCGTCGACCACCACGCCCGCGCCGCCCTCGAAGACCTGCTCCGCCCCTGCAGCCCCCGGGAGTGA
- a CDS encoding TetR/AcrR family transcriptional regulator encodes MAEGLRERKKRQTRQYISDVATGLFLERGFDAVTVAEIAAAADVSVNTVYNYFPAKEDLFFDRSAGMVDRLARWVRGRPDGESAAAAVLRELREEIEAVSPRVGLIPGYTRFQRVIEEAPALRSRLWAIAQEVQANLEQALREETGAADDDELPNLMAGQIGWAHSTVMAVIGREMVRGRSPQEVSREVLVLLDDIEDLLSERVLTYAVRGSS; translated from the coding sequence ATGGCTGAGGGGCTCAGGGAGCGGAAGAAGCGGCAGACACGGCAGTACATCTCGGACGTCGCCACGGGACTGTTCCTCGAACGCGGTTTCGACGCGGTGACGGTCGCGGAGATCGCCGCCGCCGCCGACGTCTCGGTCAACACCGTCTACAACTACTTCCCGGCCAAGGAGGACCTCTTCTTCGACCGCTCGGCCGGCATGGTCGACCGCCTCGCCCGCTGGGTCCGGGGCCGTCCGGACGGTGAGTCCGCCGCCGCCGCGGTCCTGCGCGAGCTGCGCGAGGAGATCGAGGCCGTGTCGCCCCGGGTGGGGCTGATCCCCGGCTACACGCGCTTCCAGCGGGTCATCGAGGAGGCGCCCGCGCTGCGCTCCCGGCTGTGGGCCATCGCCCAGGAGGTGCAGGCCAACCTCGAACAGGCCCTGCGCGAGGAGACCGGCGCCGCGGACGACGACGAACTGCCGAACCTGATGGCCGGTCAGATCGGCTGGGCGCACAGCACGGTCATGGCGGTCATCGGCCGCGAGATGGTCCGGGGCCGCTCGCCGCAGGAGGTCTCGCGCGAAGTGCTCGTCCTCCTCGACGACATCGAGGACCTGCTGAGCGAGCGGGTCCTCACCTACGCCGTGCGCGGCTCATCGTGA
- a CDS encoding ABC transporter ATP-binding protein, translating to MNSVFLAGMTAVISAAGLARTFQTKAGPVEAVRCVDLTVREGEILGFLGPNGAGKTTTLRMLTTLLRPTGGAATVAGHDLAGDPAAVRAACGYVAQSGGTDPQVPVREELVTQGRMYRLPKAAAVARAAELAGELGLTELLDRKSGALSGGQRRRLDIAMALTHRPRVLFLDEPTTGLDPGSRADLWDLVRRLRDTHGTTVFLTTHYLDEADALADRLVIVDRGVVAAEGTPGALKLRYGGSVDASLQDTFLAVTGRGPAPAAPAPVSV from the coding sequence ATGAACTCTGTTTTTCTGGCCGGCATGACAGCGGTCATCAGCGCGGCCGGACTGGCCCGCACCTTCCAGACGAAAGCCGGCCCGGTCGAGGCCGTGCGGTGTGTCGACCTCACCGTCCGCGAGGGCGAGATCCTCGGCTTCCTCGGCCCCAACGGAGCCGGCAAGACGACCACCCTGCGGATGCTCACCACGCTGCTCCGGCCCACCGGCGGCGCGGCCACCGTCGCCGGGCACGACCTGGCGGGCGACCCGGCCGCGGTGCGCGCGGCCTGCGGTTACGTCGCCCAGTCCGGCGGCACGGACCCGCAGGTCCCGGTGCGCGAGGAACTGGTCACCCAGGGGCGGATGTACCGCCTGCCGAAGGCCGCAGCGGTCGCCCGCGCCGCGGAACTGGCCGGTGAACTGGGCCTCACCGAGCTGCTCGACCGGAAATCGGGCGCGCTGTCCGGCGGCCAGCGGCGCCGTCTGGACATCGCGATGGCCCTCACGCACCGGCCGAGGGTGCTCTTCCTGGACGAACCGACGACCGGGCTCGACCCCGGCAGCCGCGCCGACCTGTGGGACCTGGTGCGCCGGCTGCGCGACACCCACGGCACCACGGTCTTCCTGACCACCCACTACCTGGACGAGGCCGACGCCCTCGCCGACCGGCTCGTGATCGTGGACCGGGGAGTCGTCGCGGCCGAGGGCACCCCGGGCGCGCTCAAGCTGCGGTACGGCGGCTCGGTCGACGCCTCGCTCCAGGACACGTTCCTCGCCGTCACCGGCCGCGGCCCCGCCCCGGCCGCCCCCGCCCCCGTCTCCGTATAG
- a CDS encoding ABC transporter permease produces the protein MPVHDTALVYGRYLRQSLRSRFALLFGVLTPLLYLFLFGPLLTGLPLGGRGSSWQVLVPGLLLQLGLFGALFAGFAVIMENAQGVLERMRVTPVSRLALLLGRALRDATVFVLQAVLLVLAALVMGLRAPLAGILIGFAFVALLTLSLASLSYALATRVRTPQAFGPLINTVSMPSMLLSGLMLPMTLAPAWLDVLSHLVPFRYLVDAVRDAYVGAYTSAHMLYGVLVAVGFAALSVTVGTRVFRTAGA, from the coding sequence ATGCCCGTCCACGACACGGCCCTCGTCTACGGCCGCTACCTCCGCCAGTCGCTGCGCTCGCGCTTCGCGCTGCTGTTCGGCGTGCTGACGCCGCTGCTGTACCTGTTCCTCTTCGGCCCGCTGCTCACCGGCCTGCCACTGGGCGGGCGGGGCAGCTCCTGGCAGGTGCTCGTGCCCGGCCTGCTGCTCCAGCTGGGACTGTTCGGCGCCCTGTTCGCCGGCTTCGCGGTCATCATGGAGAACGCCCAGGGGGTGCTCGAACGGATGCGGGTGACCCCCGTCAGCCGGCTCGCCCTGCTGCTCGGGCGGGCCCTGCGGGACGCCACGGTCTTCGTCCTACAGGCGGTCCTGCTGGTGCTGGCCGCGCTGGTCATGGGGCTGCGCGCGCCGCTGGCCGGCATCCTGATCGGCTTCGCGTTCGTCGCCCTGCTCACGCTCTCGCTGGCGTCGCTGTCGTACGCGCTGGCGACGAGGGTCCGCACCCCGCAGGCGTTCGGGCCGCTGATCAACACGGTGTCGATGCCGTCGATGCTGCTGTCCGGCCTGATGCTGCCGATGACCCTGGCGCCGGCCTGGCTGGACGTGCTCTCGCACCTCGTCCCGTTCCGGTACCTGGTGGACGCGGTGCGCGACGCCTACGTCGGCGCGTACACCTCCGCGCACATGCTGTACGGCGTCCTCGTCGCCGTCGGCTTCGCCGCGCTGTCCGTGACGGTGGGCACACGCGTGTTCCGGACGGCCGGGGCGTAA
- a CDS encoding cob(I)yrinic acid a,c-diamide adenosyltransferase produces MVNLTRIYTRTGDKGTTSLGDMSRVPKTDLRISAYADANEANAVIGTALALGGLDEEVVKVLTRVQNDLFDVGADLSTPVVENPGFPPLRVEQSYVDRLEADCDRFNERLEKLHSFILPGGTPGAALLHQACTVVRRAERSTWSALEAHGDTMNPLTATYLNRLSDLLFILARIANKEVGDVLWVPGGER; encoded by the coding sequence ATGGTCAATCTGACGCGCATCTACACCAGGACCGGCGACAAGGGCACCACCAGCCTCGGCGACATGAGCCGGGTGCCCAAGACGGACCTGCGGATCTCGGCGTACGCGGACGCCAACGAGGCGAACGCGGTGATCGGCACCGCCCTCGCGCTGGGCGGCCTGGACGAGGAGGTCGTCAAGGTCCTCACCCGCGTCCAGAACGACCTGTTCGACGTGGGTGCGGACCTGTCGACGCCGGTCGTGGAGAACCCGGGGTTCCCGCCCCTGCGGGTCGAGCAGTCCTACGTCGACAGGCTGGAGGCGGACTGCGACCGCTTCAACGAGCGGCTGGAGAAGCTGCACTCCTTCATCCTGCCCGGCGGCACCCCCGGCGCGGCGCTGCTCCACCAGGCCTGCACGGTCGTCCGCCGTGCCGAGCGCTCCACCTGGTCGGCCCTGGAAGCACACGGCGACACGATGAACCCCCTCACCGCGACCTACCTCAACCGCCTGTCCGACCTGCTGTTCATCCTGGCGCGGATCGCGAACAAGGAGGTCGGGGACGTGCTGTGGGTGCCGGGCGGCGAGCGCTAG